A section of the Alkalihalobacillus sp. LMS39 genome encodes:
- a CDS encoding peptidylprolyl isomerase has protein sequence MKKGSIAFENGEKIIIEFFPEAAPGTVENFETLANKGYYNGLTFHRVIPGFVAQGGCPVGNGTGGPGYSIKCETEGNPHKHERGSLSMAHAGKDTGGSQFFIVFEPQPHLNGVHTVFGKVIEGIDSVDRIQPNDVMAEVKVWDEE, from the coding sequence ATGAAAAAAGGTAGTATTGCATTTGAAAACGGAGAAAAAATCATCATTGAGTTTTTCCCAGAAGCAGCTCCAGGTACGGTAGAAAACTTTGAAACGTTAGCAAACAAAGGGTATTATAACGGTTTAACATTTCACCGTGTCATCCCGGGCTTTGTCGCTCAAGGTGGTTGCCCGGTTGGTAATGGGACAGGCGGCCCTGGATATAGCATTAAATGTGAAACAGAAGGAAACCCACATAAACATGAGCGTGGTTCACTTTCTATGGCTCATGCAGGAAAAGATACAGGCGGAAGTCAGTTCTTTATCGTATTTGAACCACAACCACATTTAAACGGCGTACATACTGTCTTCGGAAAAGTAATTGAAGGCATAGATTCAGTAGATCGTATTCAGCCAAACGATGTAATGGCTGAAGTTAAAGTGTGGGACGAAGAGTAA
- the spoIIAB gene encoding anti-sigma F factor translates to MKNHMEMQFSALSQNESFARVTVGAFVAQLDPTMDELTEIKTVVSEAVTNAIIHGYHNQPEGMVYISVTLEHDTVELMIKDEGIGIDNIDEARQPLFTTKPELERSGMGFTIMENFMDEINVSTEAMMGTTVYLKKHLSKSKAMCN, encoded by the coding sequence ATGAAAAATCATATGGAAATGCAGTTTTCTGCACTTAGTCAAAATGAATCATTTGCTCGTGTGACCGTTGGTGCTTTTGTAGCGCAACTGGACCCAACGATGGATGAACTGACAGAAATAAAAACCGTTGTATCAGAAGCCGTAACAAATGCAATTATTCATGGATATCATAATCAACCAGAAGGAATGGTCTATATTTCTGTCACGTTAGAACATGACACTGTTGAGTTAATGATTAAAGATGAAGGTATTGGGATTGATAATATTGATGAAGCAAGACAGCCTTTATTTACGACAAAACCAGAATTAGAACGGTCAGGTATGGGATTTACAATTATGGAAAATTTCATGGATGAAATTAATGTTTCAACTGAAGCGATGATGGGAACAACCGTGTATTTAAAAAAGCATCTCTCTAAAAGTAAAGCGATGTGTAATTAA
- the lysA gene encoding diaminopimelate decarboxylase → MHLHGTSEINNSGTLQIGGVDTVYLAKKYGTPLYVYDIALIRQRAIEFQQTFKELGIKAQVAYASKAFSCVAMVELADQLGLSLDVVSGGELYTAKVAGFPMERVHFHGNNKSYEEIEMAIHEEIGCFVADNFYELQLIEEIATRHGKQVNILLRTTPGVEAHTHEYISTGQEDSKFGFDLVSGQVDEAIKMLQRSNVMNLLGLHCHIGSQIFETTGFTLAVEKIFHYLQKWKQDLEYTPKVLNLGGGFGIRYVEGDTPLPPAEYIEATVKAVKEQAALLNIEIPEIWIEPGRSIVGDAGTTLYTLGSQKQIPNVRHYLSVDGGMTDNLRPALYQAEYEAIIANKANEERTEVVSIAGKCCESGDMLIWDLPLAKAEPQDILAVFCTGAYGYSMANNYNRIPRPAVVFVENGEDTLVVQRESYDDLLRLDVSLKTVVK, encoded by the coding sequence ATGCATTTACATGGGACGAGTGAAATAAATAACAGTGGGACTTTACAAATCGGGGGAGTGGACACGGTTTATTTAGCAAAGAAATATGGGACACCTCTGTATGTTTATGACATAGCTTTAATTCGCCAACGTGCGATTGAATTTCAACAAACATTTAAAGAGTTAGGCATTAAAGCCCAAGTTGCTTATGCAAGTAAAGCGTTTAGTTGTGTGGCAATGGTAGAACTTGCAGATCAATTGGGGTTAAGTTTGGATGTTGTTTCTGGTGGAGAGCTGTATACTGCCAAAGTTGCTGGGTTTCCGATGGAGCGCGTCCATTTTCATGGGAATAATAAAAGTTACGAAGAAATTGAAATGGCGATTCACGAGGAAATTGGCTGTTTTGTCGCTGATAATTTTTATGAATTACAATTAATTGAAGAAATAGCTACTCGTCATGGAAAACAGGTGAATATACTATTACGGACAACTCCTGGAGTTGAGGCCCATACACATGAATATATTTCAACAGGACAAGAAGATTCGAAATTCGGGTTCGATCTTGTCAGTGGACAAGTGGATGAAGCGATAAAAATGCTGCAGCGATCAAATGTTATGAACTTACTTGGGCTACATTGCCACATTGGCTCACAAATCTTTGAAACTACTGGGTTTACGTTAGCTGTAGAAAAAATCTTCCATTACTTACAAAAGTGGAAGCAGGACCTTGAGTATACACCAAAAGTATTAAACTTAGGTGGGGGCTTTGGGATTCGCTATGTGGAAGGAGATACGCCACTTCCACCAGCAGAATATATAGAAGCAACAGTGAAAGCTGTGAAAGAACAAGCGGCATTGTTAAATATAGAAATCCCAGAAATATGGATAGAACCAGGTCGGTCGATTGTTGGTGATGCAGGGACAACACTTTACACGTTAGGATCACAAAAACAGATCCCGAATGTTCGTCATTATTTATCAGTAGATGGAGGAATGACTGACAACTTAAGACCTGCTTTGTACCAAGCGGAATATGAAGCTATCATTGCAAATAAAGCGAATGAAGAAAGAACAGAAGTCGTATCTATTGCGGGGAAATGTTGTGAAAGCGGCGATATGCTTATTTGGGATTTGCCTTTAGCAAAAGCGGAGCCACAAGATATTTTAGCTGTTTTTTGTACTGGTGCTTATGGCTATTCGATGGCGAATAACTATAACCGTATTCCTCGACCTGCCGTTGTGTTTGTGGAAAATGGGGAAGATACATTAGTCGTTCAACGAGAATCTTACGATGATTTACTTCGTTTAGATGTCTCGTTAAAAACGGTCGTAAAATAA
- a CDS encoding thiol-disulfide oxidoreductase DCC family protein: protein MSQRIILFDGVCNLCHSLVTFIIRRDKNAKFSFASIQSEKGQQLLQYHGLPTNDLKSFVYIEGDKCYTKSTAALHVCKRLDKFYPLLFIFIVIPKPLRDLVYRYVADNRYKWFGEKQECMLPTNDLKKRFLT, encoded by the coding sequence ATGAGCCAACGAATTATATTGTTTGATGGTGTTTGTAATCTTTGTCATTCACTTGTTACTTTCATTATTAGAAGGGACAAGAATGCGAAATTCAGTTTTGCCTCAATCCAATCTGAAAAAGGACAACAATTATTGCAATATCATGGGTTACCAACGAATGATTTAAAAAGTTTTGTTTATATTGAAGGAGATAAATGTTATACAAAATCGACGGCGGCTTTACACGTATGTAAAAGATTAGATAAATTCTATCCGCTATTGTTTATATTTATAGTTATCCCAAAGCCATTACGTGATCTTGTTTATCGTTATGTGGCCGATAATCGGTATAAATGGTTTGGAGAAAAACAAGAGTGCATGCTTCCAACAAATGACTTAAAGAAACGGTTTTTAACTTAA
- the spoIIAA gene encoding anti-sigma F factor antagonist, with protein sequence MSLLVNLEQKGSVLLVRLEGELDHHTAEDLRNQVEERFEQFDLKHIVLNLEQLSFMDSSGLGVILGRYKQVKNIGGEMVVCAISPAVKRLFEMSGLFKIIRLEDSEQFALQTLGVA encoded by the coding sequence GTGAGTTTACTTGTAAACCTTGAACAAAAAGGATCTGTCCTGCTTGTTCGATTAGAAGGTGAGTTAGACCACCATACTGCAGAAGACTTAAGAAACCAAGTGGAAGAAAGATTTGAACAATTCGATTTAAAGCACATTGTCTTAAATTTAGAACAATTATCTTTTATGGATAGCTCTGGTCTTGGAGTCATTTTAGGTCGTTACAAGCAAGTGAAAAACATAGGAGGAGAAATGGTTGTATGTGCAATCTCTCCTGCTGTGAAACGTCTGTTTGAGATGTCGGGATTATTTAAAATCATTCGACTCGAGGATAGTGAGCAATTCGCATTACAGACGTTGGGGGTGGCCTAG
- a CDS encoding stage V sporulation protein AB, translated as MVIEAIITVFIGIGGGLTVGAGFVAFLTLLGVIPRLTQLSKTKRFIHIYEWSIVIGAVVGSIVSLNDIQLYLTKWLLLPLGLAAGIFVGMLAAALTEVLNVWPILAKRMGVQERIIILLMAIVLGKICGSLFHWIYFVDH; from the coding sequence ATGGTGATTGAGGCTATCATTACAGTATTCATTGGAATAGGTGGGGGACTTACTGTAGGGGCTGGTTTTGTCGCCTTTTTAACATTATTAGGTGTCATTCCACGATTAACTCAACTTTCAAAAACAAAACGATTTATTCATATTTATGAATGGAGTATTGTCATTGGAGCTGTGGTAGGCTCTATTGTTAGTTTAAATGATATCCAGCTTTACTTAACAAAATGGCTTTTACTTCCTTTAGGTCTAGCTGCCGGGATATTCGTCGGAATGTTAGCAGCTGCCTTAACAGAAGTATTAAATGTTTGGCCGATATTAGCAAAACGAATGGGTGTGCAAGAGAGAATTATCATCTTACTTATGGCTATAGTGCTAGGCAAAATCTGCGGGTCGTTATTTCATTGGATTTACTTTGTTGACCATTAA
- a CDS encoding stage V sporulation protein AE — protein sequence MQEKKRVILITDGDDHAKKAVEFVAKEIGARCISASSGNPTVISGEELVKLILQTPTDPVLVMFDDCGAHEEGQGEEAMRIVANHPDLHVIGAIAVASSTHFTEWTKVDISIDRFGELTEFGVDKYGLQDLEIGRIDGDTVYILDQLNLPLIVGVGDIGKMAGQDTVEKGAPITKKAVELIIERSR from the coding sequence GTGCAGGAAAAAAAACGGGTGATTTTAATTACAGATGGCGATGATCACGCGAAGAAAGCAGTTGAATTCGTAGCGAAAGAAATTGGTGCACGTTGTATTTCTGCATCCTCAGGCAACCCTACGGTCATATCAGGAGAAGAATTAGTGAAGTTAATTTTACAAACACCAACAGACCCTGTGTTAGTGATGTTCGATGACTGTGGGGCACATGAAGAAGGCCAAGGAGAAGAAGCGATGAGAATCGTAGCAAACCATCCAGACCTTCATGTGATTGGGGCTATTGCGGTAGCGTCATCGACCCATTTTACTGAATGGACAAAAGTGGATATAAGCATTGACCGTTTTGGAGAGTTAACAGAATTTGGAGTTGACAAATACGGGTTACAAGACCTAGAGATTGGAAGAATAGATGGCGATACTGTTTATATATTAGACCAATTAAATCTCCCTCTCATTGTAGGAGTTGGGGACATTGGAAAAATGGCTGGACAAGATACAGTTGAAAAAGGAGCTCCCATTACGAAAAAGGCAGTTGAACTAATCATTGAAAGGAGCCGATAA
- the ribD gene encoding bifunctional diaminohydroxyphosphoribosylaminopyrimidine deaminase/5-amino-6-(5-phosphoribosylamino)uracil reductase RibD: MTERDYMQLALQLAKSAAGQTSPNPLVGSVVVKDGQIVGLGAHLKAGEAHAEVHALTMAGEKAKGATVYVTLEPCSHYGKTPPCANLIIEKQVKKVVIASVDPNPKVAGQGIRKLEAAGIEVEVGLLEEEAKQVNTVFFHNLLHKRPFVTMKSATSLDGKTATVTGESKWITGPAARQDVHRYRHEHDAILVGIGTVLADNPSLTTRLQVGGKNPIRVILDSSLRIPIEAKVIQDKEAPTWILTLSQANQEKKAELLQAGVAVFEFDTLDIDSVLALLYERGITSLFVEGGAKVNGSFLVANAVDQLITYIAPKLIGGHLAPTAIGGKGFATMEETINLHIQSVEQIGEDIKIISRKKGGH, from the coding sequence ATGACTGAACGTGATTATATGCAATTAGCGTTACAATTAGCAAAAAGTGCGGCTGGGCAAACATCGCCAAACCCACTTGTCGGCTCTGTAGTCGTAAAAGACGGACAAATAGTCGGCCTAGGTGCCCACCTCAAAGCGGGAGAAGCACATGCAGAAGTACATGCGTTAACAATGGCAGGTGAAAAGGCAAAAGGGGCAACGGTTTATGTTACGTTGGAACCATGTAGCCATTATGGAAAAACACCGCCTTGTGCAAACTTAATAATTGAAAAACAAGTGAAAAAAGTCGTTATTGCATCTGTTGATCCGAATCCTAAAGTGGCTGGGCAAGGGATAAGGAAGTTAGAAGCGGCAGGCATTGAAGTAGAAGTTGGGTTATTAGAAGAAGAAGCTAAACAAGTAAATACGGTGTTTTTTCATAACCTTTTGCATAAACGCCCATTTGTCACAATGAAATCAGCAACAAGCTTGGATGGGAAAACTGCAACGGTAACAGGTGAAAGCAAGTGGATAACAGGTCCTGCCGCCCGACAAGATGTTCATCGATATCGGCATGAGCACGATGCGATCCTTGTTGGAATTGGAACGGTATTGGCTGACAACCCTTCCTTAACAACAAGATTGCAAGTCGGAGGGAAAAATCCAATTCGAGTTATTTTAGATTCGAGCCTAAGAATACCAATTGAAGCTAAAGTGATACAAGATAAAGAAGCCCCGACATGGATTTTAACTTTAAGTCAAGCGAATCAGGAGAAAAAAGCAGAACTTTTACAAGCTGGAGTTGCTGTATTTGAATTTGATACGTTAGATATAGACTCTGTTCTTGCTCTTTTATACGAACGAGGAATCACCTCATTGTTTGTGGAAGGTGGAGCAAAGGTGAACGGTAGTTTTCTTGTAGCCAATGCGGTAGACCAACTCATTACGTATATTGCACCAAAATTAATCGGGGGGCATTTAGCTCCTACAGCCATTGGTGGAAAAGGGTTCGCTACAATGGAGGAAACGATTAACCTTCA
- the spoVAC gene encoding stage V sporulation protein AC encodes MDAEKKKQKEYQKKFASLQPKRPIVRNSIVAYIIGGLICAFGQWIQNRYMQYFDLTQETVVSPTIATLILIAALLTGFGVYDKLGQFAGAGALVPVTGFSNAMTSAALEHRSEGLVLGIGSNMFKIAGAVIVFGVVSAYLVGLTRLLVQTLIN; translated from the coding sequence GTGGATGCCGAAAAGAAAAAACAAAAAGAATATCAAAAGAAATTTGCATCATTACAACCGAAGCGTCCTATCGTTCGAAATAGTATTGTTGCTTATATTATTGGCGGGCTCATCTGCGCATTTGGACAGTGGATCCAAAATCGATACATGCAATATTTTGACTTAACACAAGAAACAGTTGTAAGCCCAACCATTGCAACATTAATATTAATTGCTGCTCTTTTAACAGGATTTGGTGTGTATGATAAGTTAGGTCAATTTGCGGGAGCAGGTGCTCTTGTTCCTGTTACAGGTTTTTCCAATGCGATGACAAGTGCAGCATTAGAACACCGAAGTGAAGGGCTAGTTCTCGGAATTGGCTCGAATATGTTTAAAATAGCCGGTGCAGTTATTGTTTTTGGTGTTGTGTCAGCTTATTTAGTTGGCTTAACTCGGCTGCTTGTTCAGACGTTAATCAATTAA
- the sigF gene encoding RNA polymerase sporulation sigma factor SigF produces the protein MDVEVKNETNDTYLKDNEVKQLIEKSQAGDQEARDLIVNRNTRLVWSVVQRFLNRGYEPDDLFQIGCIGLIKSVDKFDLSYDVKFSTYAVPMIIGEIQRFLRDDGTVKVSRSIKELGNKIRKVKDELSKTLGRVPTVNEIAEKLEITPEEVVFAGEASRSLTSIHETVYENDGDPITLLDQIADHSEAKWFDKLALKEAIRHLDERERLIVYLRYYKDQTQSEVATRLGISQVQVSRLEKKILEQIKDQMGD, from the coding sequence ATGGATGTGGAGGTAAAAAATGAAACGAATGACACATATCTAAAGGATAATGAGGTCAAACAGCTCATTGAAAAAAGTCAGGCTGGTGACCAAGAAGCAAGAGATTTAATTGTAAATCGTAACACTAGACTTGTATGGTCCGTCGTTCAACGCTTTTTAAACCGTGGATATGAACCTGATGATTTATTCCAAATTGGATGTATTGGTTTGATTAAATCGGTAGACAAATTTGATTTATCTTACGATGTAAAGTTCTCAACGTATGCTGTTCCAATGATTATTGGAGAGATTCAGCGCTTTTTACGGGATGATGGTACTGTTAAAGTTAGTCGGTCGATTAAAGAATTAGGGAATAAAATTAGAAAAGTAAAAGACGAGCTTTCTAAAACATTAGGGCGAGTTCCTACTGTAAATGAAATCGCAGAGAAATTAGAAATCACCCCAGAGGAAGTTGTTTTTGCGGGTGAGGCAAGTCGGTCCTTAACATCCATTCATGAAACAGTTTATGAAAATGATGGGGATCCGATTACATTATTAGACCAAATTGCTGACCATTCGGAAGCGAAGTGGTTTGACAAACTAGCACTTAAAGAAGCTATTCGACACTTAGATGAGCGTGAGAGACTAATCGTTTATTTACGATATTATAAGGACCAAACTCAATCTGAAGTGGCTACTCGACTTGGGATTTCGCAAGTGCAAGTGTCAAGGCTAGAAAAGAAAATATTAGAACAAATTAAAGATCAAATGGGTGATTAG
- a CDS encoding spore germination protein gives METKIPKNDNKMAVSSNITVNEKNLKKRLGMDKSFDVCQRKLSILNKEVHIFFVNGLTDTNFMIEQLKSLMLLDDTTNIAKQEMSVKRLIENHLVHVQVEPNQSLDEIIFFMLSGLMAVFIEGEDEALIVDVRSYPSRGPDEPDTERVVRGARDGYTENIIINTGLTRRRIRDERLRHEIMQVGKRSQTDICVSYIEGIADPDLVDIIKKEIKTIDIDGLTMADKVIEEFIVKQGYNPFPLVRYTERPDVAATHLLEGHIIIFVDASPSVIITPTTLFHHVQHAEEYRQAPAVGTFLRWIRYTGMVLALFLMPFWLLLVMQPSLIPETLAFIGPNDDINIPIFAQMFIAEIGIELLRMAAIHTPSPLATALGLVAALLIGEIAIQVGVFTAEVILYVALGAIGTFATPSYELGVALKIVRLLLLIVVAAFKLPGFVIGTTIFLLLLISIKSLNKPYLWPFLPFDPQGMWNILVRLSIPSVKRRPSITNPGDQIKQGNS, from the coding sequence ATGGAAACAAAAATCCCAAAAAATGATAATAAAATGGCTGTTTCCTCGAATATTACCGTTAATGAGAAAAACTTAAAAAAACGGTTAGGAATGGACAAAAGTTTTGATGTTTGTCAACGTAAGCTTTCGATATTAAACAAAGAAGTACATATATTCTTTGTGAATGGGCTAACAGATACGAACTTCATGATTGAACAGTTAAAAAGTTTAATGCTATTAGATGATACAACAAACATAGCTAAACAAGAAATGTCAGTCAAAAGATTGATCGAGAATCATCTTGTCCATGTTCAAGTAGAGCCTAATCAATCTTTAGATGAAATCATTTTCTTTATGTTGTCTGGTCTGATGGCGGTCTTTATTGAAGGAGAAGATGAAGCTTTAATTGTTGATGTTCGCTCGTATCCTTCTCGAGGTCCAGATGAACCTGATACAGAGCGGGTCGTCCGTGGAGCGAGAGACGGTTACACTGAAAATATTATTATTAATACAGGCTTAACGAGAAGACGGATACGCGATGAACGACTTCGGCATGAAATTATGCAAGTCGGGAAACGTTCACAAACCGATATTTGTGTTTCCTATATTGAGGGAATTGCGGATCCAGATTTAGTGGATATTATAAAAAAAGAAATAAAAACGATTGACATTGACGGGTTAACGATGGCAGATAAAGTGATTGAAGAATTTATAGTGAAACAAGGCTATAATCCGTTCCCACTAGTTCGCTATACAGAAAGACCTGATGTAGCTGCTACTCATTTACTTGAAGGACATATTATTATTTTTGTAGATGCGTCACCTAGTGTAATCATTACACCAACGACGTTGTTTCACCATGTTCAACATGCAGAAGAATATCGACAAGCTCCTGCTGTTGGAACATTTTTACGCTGGATTCGCTATACAGGAATGGTGTTAGCTTTATTTCTAATGCCTTTTTGGCTCCTGCTTGTGATGCAACCATCGCTCATTCCAGAAACACTCGCATTTATTGGGCCAAACGATGATATTAATATTCCAATCTTTGCACAAATGTTTATTGCAGAAATTGGAATTGAGTTATTACGGATGGCGGCGATTCATACACCATCACCACTAGCAACCGCACTTGGGTTAGTTGCGGCATTATTAATTGGTGAAATTGCGATTCAAGTTGGTGTGTTTACAGCAGAAGTTATTCTTTATGTTGCATTAGGAGCAATTGGTACGTTTGCTACGCCAAGTTATGAACTTGGTGTCGCTTTGAAAATTGTCCGATTGTTATTACTGATCGTCGTGGCCGCGTTTAAGTTACCAGGGTTTGTTATCGGTACAACAATATTCTTGTTATTGTTAATTAGTATTAAATCATTAAACAAACCGTATTTATGGCCGTTTTTACCGTTTGACCCACAGGGAATGTGGAATATACTTGTTCGATTGTCTATTCCTTCGGTGAAGCGAAGACCAAGCATAACGAATCCTGGCGACCAAATTAAACAAGGAAATAGCTAA
- a CDS encoding stage V sporulation protein AA — MNQEQSIYIKMRHRIGVTLNQTVTIHDIAQVSAHPSIQSQIQHLSIHTVKPEDKNFIVIDIMRIVRVIQENYPGLDIQNVGAAQTILEVQFEKKKIVPVYFVLIWLLLFVGAALAIMNFHEDVSMREVQQRIYTVITGEETDKPLLFQVPYSIGLGLGMILFFNHVFRKRINEEPSPLEVEMFNYDQDLEQYLIIHENKGDRK; from the coding sequence ATGAATCAGGAACAATCGATTTATATAAAAATGCGTCATCGCATTGGGGTAACACTAAATCAAACAGTGACTATTCATGATATTGCTCAAGTGAGTGCGCATCCGAGCATCCAATCTCAAATTCAACATTTATCTATTCATACCGTAAAACCGGAAGATAAAAACTTTATTGTCATTGATATTATGAGAATTGTGAGAGTCATTCAGGAAAACTATCCAGGCTTGGATATTCAAAATGTGGGAGCCGCTCAAACGATATTAGAAGTTCAATTCGAAAAGAAAAAAATTGTTCCTGTTTATTTTGTCTTAATTTGGTTATTGCTTTTTGTCGGAGCCGCCTTAGCGATTATGAATTTCCATGAAGATGTAAGTATGAGAGAGGTCCAGCAACGTATCTATACGGTTATTACGGGGGAAGAAACGGATAAGCCATTGCTGTTTCAAGTCCCTTATTCAATTGGTTTAGGATTAGGAATGATTTTATTTTTTAACCATGTGTTTCGAAAGCGTATTAATGAAGAGCCGAGTCCTTTAGAAGTGGAAATGTTTAATTATGACCAGGATTTAGAACAATACTTAATTATCCATGAAAATAAAGGTGATCGAAAATAA
- the spoVAD gene encoding stage V sporulation protein AD, with amino-acid sequence MKRKGKQTWVFENGAYIKTSGTAVGPLEAEGPLQESFDKIYDNLYCGEENWELAERRLLTDAIEQCLKKDNKKQKDIDFFIAGDLLNQNVTSNYVARTEKIPFLGVFSACATAMETVALSALLVDGGYADYVMAATSSHNATAERQFRFPTEFGGQKPNTSTFTVTGAGAALVSKDKSSIRIREATIGTVVDLGVKDPFNMGTAMAPAAYETIVRHFEDTKRDVSDYDLIVTGDLSRIGSGILKTLLLEKKIDIAGKYDDCGTIIYSPDQPVFAGGSGCACPAVVTFGHLFQEMKKGKINRMLVVATGALLSPTMMQQKESIPCIAHGVVFEYEGEQL; translated from the coding sequence GTGAAACGAAAAGGCAAGCAAACATGGGTATTCGAGAATGGAGCATATATAAAAACAAGTGGCACAGCAGTCGGTCCACTAGAAGCAGAGGGACCACTACAAGAAAGTTTTGATAAGATCTACGATAATTTATACTGTGGTGAAGAGAATTGGGAGCTTGCTGAAAGGCGACTATTAACAGATGCAATTGAACAATGTTTAAAAAAAGATAATAAAAAGCAAAAAGATATTGATTTTTTTATCGCGGGTGATCTTCTAAACCAAAATGTTACATCGAATTACGTGGCTCGCACAGAAAAAATTCCGTTTCTTGGTGTGTTTTCAGCTTGTGCGACCGCAATGGAGACAGTCGCTTTAAGTGCTTTATTAGTGGATGGAGGATATGCCGACTATGTTATGGCGGCTACGAGTAGTCATAATGCAACAGCCGAACGACAATTCCGGTTTCCGACTGAATTCGGGGGGCAAAAGCCAAACACATCCACTTTTACAGTAACAGGAGCAGGAGCGGCGTTAGTCTCGAAGGATAAGTCTTCTATTAGAATTCGAGAAGCAACGATTGGAACGGTTGTTGACCTTGGTGTGAAAGACCCTTTTAATATGGGAACAGCGATGGCTCCTGCCGCATACGAGACGATCGTTCGTCATTTTGAAGATACAAAACGGGACGTATCGGATTATGATTTAATCGTGACAGGAGATTTATCAAGAATAGGAAGCGGAATTTTGAAGACGCTATTACTAGAGAAGAAAATTGATATAGCTGGTAAATATGATGATTGTGGAACGATTATTTATAGTCCTGACCAACCGGTATTTGCAGGTGGGAGTGGATGTGCTTGTCCGGCAGTTGTGACATTCGGTCATTTGTTTCAAGAGATGAAAAAAGGAAAAATCAATCGAATGTTAGTTGTTGCTACAGGAGCATTACTTAGCCCGACGATGATGCAACAAAAAGAATCGATTCCATGTATCGCACACGGTGTTGTTTTCGAGTATGAGGGGGAACAATTATGA
- the spoVAE gene encoding stage V sporulation protein AE, which yields MEYFIAFAVGGAICMIGQLLLDVLKMTPTHMMSTLVVAGALLDGFHLYDRLIDFAGAGATVPITSFGHSLVHGAMSEGNQYGFFGVGMGIFEITSVGISTSILFGFLVAVIFKPKG from the coding sequence ATGGAATACTTTATTGCATTTGCAGTCGGAGGAGCGATATGTATGATCGGGCAGCTGCTGTTAGATGTATTGAAGATGACTCCGACCCACATGATGAGTACATTAGTCGTTGCGGGAGCACTATTAGATGGGTTTCATTTATATGACAGACTAATCGATTTTGCTGGAGCAGGTGCGACAGTCCCGATCACAAGCTTTGGTCACTCTCTTGTGCATGGCGCCATGTCAGAGGGGAATCAATATGGATTTTTTGGTGTTGGGATGGGGATTTTTGAAATCACATCTGTTGGCATTTCAACTTCTATCTTATTTGGTTTTTTAGTCGCAGTTATCTTTAAGCCGAAGGGGTGA